A single genomic interval of Asterias amurensis chromosome 1, ASM3211899v1 harbors:
- the LOC139942066 gene encoding multiple coagulation factor deficiency protein 2 homolog isoform X1, producing the protein MSTKDHPLCCCNVYQVLLLTVAAILFSCTFVASSPDGAKSKSKFHDPDVVRNKDHVKEHLDELTGSSKQEKDMNDEELEFHYFKLHDFDNNTKLDGLEILAAISHAMGYEADKSKNAEAAAEDRNIYYAAMIDQVLSEDDFNNDGYLTYLEYVLARRREQRNTAEETPITCSRFSLHCMFLDTAKAESLIQDLHKTTVLQNI; encoded by the exons ATGTCTACAAAAGACCACCCTCTATGCTGCTGTAATGTGTACCAAGTTTTACTACTAACTGTTGCAGCCATCTTGTTCTCGTGTACATTCGTTGCCTCTTCACCAGACGGTGCCAAATCAAAATCGAAATTCCACGATCCGGATGTAGTCAGAAATAAAGA TCACGTAAAGGAACATCTTGATGAGTTGACAGGATCCAGTAAACAAGAAAAGGACATGAACGACGAAGAACTAGAATTTCATTATTTCAA GTTGCACGATTTTGATAACAACACTAAGTTAGATGGTTTGGAGATACTGGCCGCTATTTCTCACGCCATGGGTTACGAAGCAGACAAGAGTAAAAACGCAGAAGCCGCTGCCGAAGACCGGAATATATATTACGCAG caATGATTGACCAAGTTTTATCTGAAGATGATTTCAACAATGACGGTTATCTGACGTATCTTGAGTACGTACTGGCAAGAAGACGAGAGCAACGAAACACAGCAGAAGAAACAccaa TCACTTGTTCAAGATTCTCCCTACACTGCATGTTTCTTGATACCGCCAAAGCTGAAAGTCTTATCCAGGACCTACACAAGACAACTGTGTTACAAAACATTTAA
- the LOC139942066 gene encoding multiple coagulation factor deficiency protein 2 homolog isoform X2, whose product MSTKDHPLCCCNVYQVLLLTVAAILFSCTFVASSPDGAKSKSKFHDPDVVRNKDHVKEHLDELTGSSKQEKDMNDEELEFHYFKLHDFDNNTKLDGLEILAAISHAMGYEADKSKNAEAAAEDRNIYYAAMIDQVLSEDDFNNDGYLTYLEYVLARRREQRNTAEETPSKK is encoded by the exons ATGTCTACAAAAGACCACCCTCTATGCTGCTGTAATGTGTACCAAGTTTTACTACTAACTGTTGCAGCCATCTTGTTCTCGTGTACATTCGTTGCCTCTTCACCAGACGGTGCCAAATCAAAATCGAAATTCCACGATCCGGATGTAGTCAGAAATAAAGA TCACGTAAAGGAACATCTTGATGAGTTGACAGGATCCAGTAAACAAGAAAAGGACATGAACGACGAAGAACTAGAATTTCATTATTTCAA GTTGCACGATTTTGATAACAACACTAAGTTAGATGGTTTGGAGATACTGGCCGCTATTTCTCACGCCATGGGTTACGAAGCAGACAAGAGTAAAAACGCAGAAGCCGCTGCCGAAGACCGGAATATATATTACGCAG caATGATTGACCAAGTTTTATCTGAAGATGATTTCAACAATGACGGTTATCTGACGTATCTTGAGTACGTACTGGCAAGAAGACGAGAGCAACGAAACACAGCAGAAGAAACAccaagtaaaaaataa
- the LOC139942050 gene encoding ribosomal oxygenase 1-like isoform X2 — protein sequence MSTTNKSAKKVSAFAAFSSKIKTAGGETRRGPKKHSGTEKHKKIGKKFRQSLRSKRSRSSADPVRQPDAEVVEPPSSGNTNGHHSLPVASNGTKKRKIGNGVESQPKPTVESSPAPTKMTKKKKVIQQQMVESPPSPTKKKQVIQQQPVNIKTDIRYQEEPGTSLTMLLQETPAPDTDSTLEAEKLFLWLISPVTASDFFSGLWEKKPLLLKRHMPDYNTGLFSSKELHQILKENDIQFTTHLDVTSYTDGVRETHNPVGRAHAPVVWDFYKNGCSVRLLNPQSYSDAVWKFNSMLQEYFGSFVGANIYLTPAGSQGFAPHYDDIEAFVIQLEGKKHWRLYSPRNKEEVLPRFSSPNFSQDEIGEPIFDTVLEPGDLLYFPRGIIHQATTPDDSHSLHITLSTCQRNTWGDLLEKIIPQTLKNALNTDPELRKALPRDYMQYTGIANSDSSDARRGSFLQKVGELICKLATYAPVDDGTDQMAKGYIHDSLPPKLTPGEKSCSIFGNGSVCNYGSLSNEVEISETTLIRLIRRGVARVVSEDEQVRIYHTLENSRVYHQKEAQYFEIPAETAPAVEYLLHRYPKFTSVGSLPLEDDWEDKQVELAQVLYEKGILVTDEPLKPL from the exons ATGTCGACGACTAATAAAAGTGCCAAGAAAGTTTCAGCATTTGCTGCATTTAGCTCCAAAataaag ACGGCAGGAGGGGAGACTCGTAGAGGACCCAAGAAACATTCGGGAACAGAAAAACATAAGAAGATTGGCAAAAAGTTTCGGCAATCATTGAGATCTAAAAGAAGTCGCTCTTCTGCCGATCCGGTCAGGCAACCAGATGCTGAGGTTGTAGAGCCACCCTCGTCAGGAAATACCAATGGACATCATTCTTTACCAGTTGCATCCAAtg gtACTAAAAAGAGGAAGATTGGAAATGGCGTTGAATCACAACCCAAGCCAACCGTTGAATCATCGCCAGCACCAACAAAGAtgacaaagaagaaaaaagttatCCAGCAACAAATGGTTGAATCGCCGCCATCACCAACGAAGAAGAAACAAGTTATCCAGCAACAACCTGTTAATATTAAG ACTGACATCAGGTATCAGGAAGAACCAGGGACTTCGCTAACGATGCTTCTACAAGAAACACCAGCACCAGACACAGACAGTACCTTAGAAGCAGAGAAGTTATTCCTCTGGCTCATCAGTCCGGTCACAGCGTCGGATTTCTTCAG TGGTCTATGGGAGAAGAAGCCGCTACTACTCAAGAGACACATGCCTGACTACAACACTGGACTCTTCAGCTCCAAGGAACTTCATCAAATTCTTAAAGAG AATGATATCCAATTTACCACCCATCTTGATGTGACATCGTACACTGATGGAGTTAGAGAAACACATAATCCTGTTGGTAGAGCTCATGCACCTGTCGTTTGGGACTTTTATAAG aATGGCTGTTCAGTTCGACTGCTCAATCCACAGTCCTACTCCGACGCCGTGTGGAAGTTCAACTCGATGCTGCAGGAGTACTTCGGAAGTTTTGTTGGAGCAAACAT tTATTTGACTCCAGCCGGGTCGCAGGGTTTTGCTCCACATTATGACGACATTGAAGCCTTCGTCATACAGCTTGAAGGGAAGAAACATTGGAGATTGTACAGCCCTAGGAACAAAGAAGAAGTCTTGCCTCGATTCTCAAGTC CCAACTTTTCCCAAGATGAGATTGGTGAGCCAATATTTGACACTGTCCTTGAGCCTGGAGATCTCTTATACTTCCCAAGGGGGATCATTCATCAG GCAACAACACCAGACGACAGTCACTCGTTACACATAACTCTGTCGACATGTCAGAGGAATACGTGGGGAGATCTGCTGGAGAAGATTATACCCCAGACTCTAAAGAATGCTCTGAACACCGATCCCGAACTACGCAAAGCACTCCCAAGAGATTATATGCAGTATACAGGCATTGCCAACTCGGACTCT TCCGATGCAAGGAGGGGGTCTTTTCTACAGAAGGTCGGTGAGTTAATCTGCAAACTAGCAACCTACGCACCAGTGGATGATGGGACTGACCAGATGGCAAAGGGGTACATCCATGACAGCCTTCCACCTAAACTTACTCCAG GGGAGAAGTCTTGCAGTATATTTGGAAATGGCTCTGTGTGTAACTATGGAAGCCTTTCTAATGAAGTAGAGATTTCTGAGACCACTCTGATCAGGCTTATCAGACGAGGCGTTGCAAG AGTTGTCTCAGAGGATGAGCAGGTTCGAATCTATCACACCTTGGAAAACTCAAGGGTTTATCATCAGAAAGAAGCTCAATACTTTGAGATACCCGCAGAG ACTGCTCCAGCTGTTGAATACCTTCTCCATAGATACCCCAAGTTTACATCGGTTGGTAGTCTACCATTGGAGGACGACTGGGAAGATAAG caaGTTGAATTGGCACAAGTTCTATATGAGAAAGGTATCCTAGTCACAGATGAGCCTCTGAAACCGTTATGA
- the LOC139942050 gene encoding uncharacterized protein isoform X1 — protein sequence MSTTNKSAKKVSAFAAFSSKIKNGKSATSSKPTASPDEELQSAAINLLNAMQEMTEGEAPRQDDAPESTLQERPKRKLTNCRLSQHSKRIASPKEKSEHDAVQTTPNSKTGTKAQKQKGDPELTITEKASGSLKSGNRQPADQPTTSSKPKLKRFILCAPTIQKKKHQYDPMNMVKAVEAVREGLSPYHAASKFGVPESTVRLKTKGIVKTDQSSEPAKRWSYSKETMYKAFLAAKKGMSVCSAARQFGVPEWSLSSRLKRPHPLEGTRSSPLKVFTPDQEQTLIDHIKHMARIGYRFARCNIRLLAGDYANACGKKLKGQKPLSSNWYDLGFIKRWPDLQLILKPSKASEARRAAQDASDNYFKELADILTLNDLLESPGCIYIIDDFSTKPEADEAQAISIIAGGNATGYYIPPYFVFPGKKWNPMLIEGSPPESAGVMSDNSWLNSAILKNYLQKHFAKYAHLADSKRKGLKTLVLYDGNKYHLSLFMADWAKKNQVILFPLPPKGSHASWPQDAGLLGSFRSMYSDERQLLYPGIQITKFEVGKLSAKPYLKSMSPSNLKDVFRNAGITTTPSPAGTRSSKRVMNKPTKKKRSTTSSDAGPTRKKSCKGLSDDCGGAEAPFLKSATISSSPRSDSSDDNSSDDDSVSDTSSSSSDAGPTTSKKSCKGFPDDSGSAEAPFLKSATISPSPDSSDDDSVSDTSSSSSEEEDEANCCVCDRFSPPAMKNSRSLAVVNWAQCDKCEHWTHLSFCTNTSVVRRDSVFLCPHCK from the exons ATGTCGACGACTAATAAAAGTGCCAAGAAAGTTTCAGCATTTGCTGCATTTAGCTCCAAAataaag AACGGCAAATCAGCAACCTCTTCTAAGCCCACTGCCTCCCCTGATGAAGAACTTCAAAGTGCTGCAATCAATTTGTTGAATGCCATGCAAGAGATGACAGAAGGCGAGGCACCAAGGCAGGATGATGCCCCGGAATCCACACTCCAAGAGAGGCCCAAGAGAAAGCTTACTAATTGTAGACTTAGTCAACACTCCAAGCGCATCGCATCACCGAAGGAAAAAAGTGAGCATGATGCAGTCCAGACTACACCGAACAGCAAGACTGGTACCAAAGCTCAGAAGCAGAAAGGTGACCCAGAATTGACTATAACCGAAAAGGCAAGTGGAAGCCTCAAGAGTGGAAACCGTCAACCAGCTGATCAGCCCACCACGTCATCGAAGCCAAAACTTAAGCGATTCATTCTTTGCGCACCTACCATACAGAAAAAGAAACATCAGTATGATCCAATGAACATGGTGAAGGCTGTTGAAGCGGTACGAGAAGGGTTATCACCATACCATGCAGCTTCCAAGTTTGGTGTCCCAGAATCAACAGTTCGCCTCAAGACGAAAGGTATCGTTAAGACTGACCAATCGTCAGAACCTGCAAAGCGTTGGTCATATAGTAAGGAAACTATGTATAAGGCATTCCTTGCTGCAAAAAAAGGCATGTCAGTTTGCTCCGCAGCCAGGCAGTTTGGTGTCCCAGAATGGTCCCTTAGCAGTAGGCTTAAAAGACCTCATCCGCTTGAGGGCACTCGGAGCAGTCCGCTCAAAGTATTTACACCTGATCAAGAACAGACGCTGATTGACCACATCAAGCACATGGCGCGTATTGGATATCGGTTTGCAAGATGTAACATCAGACTTCTCGCTGGAGACTATGCAAATGCCTGCGGGAAAAAATTGAAAGGGCAAAAACCACTCAGCAGCAATTGGTATGATCTTGGTTTTATAAAGCGTTGGCCAGACTTACAGTTGATCTTAAAGCCCAGCAAAGCGTCCGAAGCCAGACGTGCTGCCCAAGACGCTTCTGACAACTACTTCAAGGAGTTGGCTGATATCCTCACCCTGAACGATTTGCTTGAATCTCCCGGCTGTATCTATATCATTGATGATTTTAGCACTAAACCAGAAGCAGATGAAGCTCAGGCGATATCAATCATTGCTGGAGGCAATGCCACCGGTTATTACATCCCACCTTACTTTGTGTTTCCGGGCAAGAAATGGAATCCTATGCTCATCGAGGGCTCTCCCCCCGAATCGGCGGGCGTGATGTCCGACAACAGCTGGTTGAACTCCGCTATCCTCAAGAACTATCTTCAGAAGCATTTCGCCAAGTATGCTCACCTAGCAGACTCAAAACGCAAGGGTCTTAAGACATTGGTCCTGTATGATGGCAACAAGTACCACCTCTCTCTGTTTATGGCAGACTGGGCCAAGAAGAATCAGGTGATTCTCTTTCCGTTACCACCTAAGGGAAGTCATGCGTCTTGGCCACAGGATGCTGGGTTGTTGGGTTCGTTCAGGTCCATGTATTCCGATGAACGCCAACTCCTCTACCCAGGCATCCAGATTACAAAGTTTGAAGTTGGCAAACTGTCGGCCAAACCCTACCTGAAGTCAATGTCGCCATCAAACCTCAAAGATGTATTCCGTAATGCTGGTATCACCACCACACCATCCCCAGCCGGTACGAGAAGTTCAAAGAGGGTTATGAATAAGccaacaaagaaaaaaagatcaacAACTTCGTCAGATGCAGGTCCAACCCGTAAAAAATCCTGCAAAGGTCTCTCTGATGACTGTGGTGGCGCAGAAGCCCCATTCCTGAAGTCTGCTACCATCTCATCATCTCCTCGGTCTGACTCTTCAGATGATAATTCTTCAGATGATGATTCAGTCAGTGACACAAGCAGCAGCTCATCAGATGCAGGTCCAACCACCAGTAAAAAATCCTGCAAAGGTTTCCCTGATGACTCTGGTAGTGCAGAAGCCCCATTCCTGAAGTCTGCTACCATCTCACCATCTCCTGACTCTTCAGATGATGATTCAGTTAGCGACACAAGCAGCAGCTCATCGGAGGAGGAGGATGAAGCCAACTGCTGTGTTTGCGACAGATTCTCTCCACCAGCCATGAAGAACTCCAGAAGCCTCGCCGTGGTCAATTGGGCCCAATGTGATAAGTGTGAACACTGGACGCATCTGTCCTTTTGTACAAACACATCAGTTGTGCGGCGGGACAGTGTGTTTCTCTGCCCTCATTGCAAGTAG
- the LOC139942105 gene encoding uncharacterized protein — translation MKSGKSETSKAGASQPTILTPARIKHEINLLKAFHAMEEGMSVSEASKQFGFPEESLQVWTVTKIPINQGRPQRSCNQHSVPPTAKRKHMQYNKASLVKAMQATKDGMNALRASKLHGVPVSTLYDWIRRNGTGSTRRDKGRRIDAVNRRKTQKSSKSTTSSNATYKRMHYGKAKLVKAVQAIKDGMTICKASKLYGVPASTLRDWITQRSRAKKISPPTASQSARNQYAEVNTVDALMAIHKGSTIFKASRQFNVPKSTLHDKIQGIIRIDSTKHQQSSVRTNVKTPKTQYYNEIKLVNAFRAIPDGLTVYKTARQCDAPKSALRLKIKKQPGVQTSSLCDQTKHVGSVKNDSTKPMVLKAKRKHSTYDQDSLVQAFKLTQEGTRVSQAARQYGVPDSTLRDMINKQRGVQKSKLCDQTICNGNNDSTKRKQSSNPMVSTSKQKHSTHDQDNLVQAFKLTQEGTHVRQSARQFGVPDSTLCNVIKKQRDVQKPTLCDQTIGNVKNDSTKPMVLTYKRKHSTYDQVDLIQAFQSTQEGTSVYHAARKYGVPDSTLRDMIKRNAIEDASRGQTNIFTRDQEQEMVNHIKHMANIGYEYSKSDVKFLAGDVANALKINLQDNKPLCDIIEQGDVWYSGFSKRWPDLQLVLKPNQESEARYASQDKTDNYLKELAFILVSNDLLESPKCIYIIDGYLLSKEHSPPESASNVSKEKTPPEGASNVGEEKTRPESASNVSKEKTPPEGASNVGEEKTRPESASNVSKEKTPPEGASNVGEEKTRPESASNVSKEKTPPEGASNVGEEKTRPESASNVSKEKTPPEGASNVSKEKTRPESASNVSKEKTPPEGASNVGEEKTRPESASNVSKEKTPPEGASNVSKEKTRPESASNVSKEKTPPEGASNVGEEKTRPESASNVSKEKTPPEGASNVSKEKTRPESASNVSKEKTPPEGASNVTTKPEAVIEQSVTIIGGGNASGYNIPPYFVIPYRWKDTYLEGSPSGSAGADQGWSNSDVLRNYLQKHFAKYAYKKRKGTKTLVLYDGNKYHLSLLMADWAKKNQVILFPLPPKGSRVTEQQDDGLLGLFKSMYSTECKLHRANNPDAQITKHNFAKLAAKTYLVAMSPSKLKAVFHNAGIYPFPHVHECTGGDFQNATAAATVSVLSDDVKGEAERHNSGGMDT, via the exons ATGaag AGTGGCAAATCAGAAACCTCTAAAGCAGGAGCCTCTCAGCCTACCATCTTAACACCTGCAAGAATCAAACATGAAATCAACCTGTTGAAAGCATTCCATGCAATGGAAGAGGGCATGTCAGTTTCCGAAGCATCCAAGCAGTTTGGTTTTCCCGAAGAGTCACTTCAGGTTTGGACCGTAACGAAGATTCCCATCAACCAAGGAAGACCTCAACGGTCCTGCAACCAACACAGTGTCCCACCGACGGCAAAGCGTAAGCACATGCAGTACAATAAAGCTAGTTTAGTGAAAGCTATGCAGGCAACAAAAGACGGCATGAACGCTTTGAGAGCTTCCAAGCTGCATGGTGTACCAGTTTCTACACTTTATGATTGGATCAGAAGAAATGGCACAGGATCAACACGGCGGGACAAGGGTAGAAGAATTGATGCAGTGAATCGTAGAAAAACTCAAAAATCCTCCAAGTCTACAACCTCATCGAATGCAACATATAAGCGCATGCACTATGGTAAAGCAAAGTTAGTGAAAGCGGTCCAGGCAATAAAAGACGGAATGACCATCTGCAAAGCTTCCAAGCTGTATGGTGTCCCAGCTTCAACACTTCGTGATTGGATCACTCAGCGTTCAAGGGCTAAAAAAATCTCTCCACCCACTGCCTCACAGAGTGCTAGAAACCAGTATGCTGAGGTCAATACAGTGGATGCACTTATGGCAATACACAAAGGCTCCACCATTTTCAAGGCATCTCGGCAGTTTAATGTCCCAAAATCAACACTTCATGACAAGATACAAGGTATTATTAGGATTGACAGTACAAAGCATCAACAATCCTCCGTGCGTACAAATGTAAAGACACCAAAAACTCAGTACTACAATGAGATCAAGTTGGTCAATGCATTCCGTGCTATACCAGATGGCTTGACAGTTTACAAAACAGCCAGGCAGTGTGACGCCCCAAAATCAGCACTTCGTCTGAAGATCAAAAAGCAGCCTGGTGTTCAAACATCATCACTTTGTGACCAGACGAAACATGTAGGTAGCGTTAAGAATGACAGCACAAAACCCATGGTGTTGAAGGCTAAGCGAAAACATAGTACGTACGATCAGGACAGTTTGGTTCAGGCCTTCAAGCTTACACAAGAAGGCACACGTGTTAGCCAAGCAGCCAGGCAGTATGGAGTCCCAGACTCGACACTTCGTGACATGATCAACAAGCAGCGTGGTGtccaaaaatcaaaactttgtGACCAGACGATATGTAACGGTAATAATGACAGCACAAAACGTAAACAATCCTCCAATCCCATGGTGTCGACGTCTAAGCAAAAACATAGTACGCATGATCAAGACAATTTGGTTCAGGCCTTCAAGCTTACACAAGAAGGCACACATGTTCGCCAATCAGCCAGGCAGTTTGGTGTCCCAGACTCGACACTTTGTAACGTGATCAAAAAGCAGCGGGATGTCCAAAAACCAACACTTTGTGACCAGACGATAGGTAACGTTAAGAATGACAGTACAAAACCCATGGTGTTGACGTATAAGCGAAAACACAGTACGTACGATCAGGTTGATTTGATTCAGGCCTTCCAAAGTACACAAGAAGGCACATCTGTTTACCATGCAGCCAGGAAGTATGGTGTTCCAGACTCGACACTTCGTGACATGATCAAACGTAATGCCATTGAGGATGCAAGCAGAGGCCAAACGAATATATTCACAAGAGATCAAGAGCAAGAGATGGTCAACCACATCAAGCACATGGCTAATATTGGATATGAGTATTCAAAATCTGACGTCAAATTTCTCGCTGGAGATGTTGCAAATGCTTTAAAGATAAATCTCCAAGACAATAAACCACTCTGTGACATCATAGAGCAGGGTGACGTCTGGTATTCTGGTTTTTCAAAGCGTTGGCCAGACTTACAATTGGTATTAAAGCCCAATCAAGAGTCCGAAGCAAGATATGCCTCGCAAGACAAAACAGACAACTACTTAAAGGAATTAGCCTTTATCCTCGTCTCAAACGATTTGCTTGAATCTCCCAAATGCATCTATATCATTGATGGATATCTCCTCAGCAAAGAGCATTCTCCGCCAGAAAGTGCATCAAATGTCAGCAAAGAGAAAACTCCACCAGAAGGTGCGTCAAATGTCGGTGAAGAGAAAACTAGGCCAGAAAGTGCATCAAATGTCAGCAAAGAGAAAACTCCACCAGAAGGTGCGTCAAATGTCGGTGAAGAGAAAACTAGGCCAGAAAGTGCATCAAATGTCAGCAAAGAGAAAACTCCACCAGAAGGTGCGTCAAATGTCGGTGAAGAGAAAACTAGGCCAGAAAGTGCATCAAATGTCAGCAAAGAGAAAACTCCACCAGAAGGTGCGTCAAATGTCGGTGAAGAGAAAACTAGGCCAGAAAGTGCATCAAATGTCAGCAAAGAGAAAACTCCACCAGAAGGTGCGTCAAATGTCAGCAAAGAGAAAACTAGGCCAGAAAGTGCATCAAATGTCAGCAAAGAGAAAACTCCACCAGAAGGTGCGTCAAATGTCGGTGAAGAGAAAACTAGGCCAGAAAGTGCATCAAATGTCAGCAAAGAGAAAACTCCACCAGAAGGTGCGTCAAATGTCAGCAAAGAGAAAACTAGGCCAGAAAGTGCATCAAATGTCAGCAAAGAGAAAACTCCACCAGAAGGTGCGTCAAATGTCGGTGAAGAGAAAACTAGGCCAGAAAGTGCATCAAATGTCAGCAAAGAGAAAACTCCACCAGAAGGTGCGTCAAATGTCAGCAAAGAGAAAACTAGGCCAGAAAGTGCATCAAATGTCAGCAAAGAGAAAACTCCACCAGAAGGTGCGTCAAATGTCACCACTAAACCGGAAGCAGTTATTGAGCAGTCAGTGACCATCATTGGGGGAGGCAATGCCAGCGGTTATAACATTCCTCCGTATTTTGTAATCCCTTACAGATGGAAAGATACATATCTGGAGGGCTCTCCTTCAGGATCAGCCGGTGCTGACCAAGGCTGGAGTAACTCGGATGTCCTTAGGAACTATCTTCAGAAGCATTTTGCGAAGTATGCTTACAAAAAACGCAAGGGTACAAAGACATTGGTCCTGTATGACGGCAACAAGTACCACCTCTCTTTGCTAATGGCAGACTGGGCCAAGAAGAATCAGGTTATTCTCTTTCCGTTACCGCCGAAGGGAAGTCGGGTGACTGAGCAACAAGACGACGGGCTGTTGGGCTTGTTCAAGTCCATGTATTCCACTGAGTGTAAACTTCATCGTGCGAATAACCCCGACGCCCAAATTACGAAGCATAACTTTGCCAAACTGGCGgccaaaacttacttggtagcgatgTCTCCATCCAAACTGAAAGCTGTATTCCACAATGCTGGTATATATCCATTTCCACATGTTCATGAATGCACCGGTGGAGATTTTCAGAATGCAACCGCTGCTGCCACCGTCTCTGTCTTGTCGGATGACGTCAAGGGGGAAGCGGAACGCCACAATTCAGGTGGCATGGATACCTAG